A window of the Budorcas taxicolor isolate Tak-1 chromosome 10, Takin1.1, whole genome shotgun sequence genome harbors these coding sequences:
- the TBPL2 gene encoding TATA box-binding protein-like 2 encodes MLTSSNPETAFNPQLEEVTETSGSFSAVDLSFLPDELSQENKDQTVIRSKHEIEENCKTQSRQTTLPLPSQLDTGLALNSSSESSSHSHLHPADGNSAQPSPEKPHSLPLASITPMTPMAPISECSGIVPQLQNIVSTVNLACKLDLKKIALHAKNAEYNPKRFAAVIMRIREPRTTALIFSSGKMVCTGAKSEEQSRLAARKYARVVQKLGFPARFLDFTIQNMVASCDVRFPISLEGLVLTHQQFSSYEPELFPGLIYRMVKPRIVLLIFVSGKVVLTGAKKRSDIYEAFENIYPILKGFKKA; translated from the exons ATGCTTACTTCATCAAATCCAGAGACTGCATTTAATCCCCAGCTTGAAGAAGTCACAGAAACATCTGGCAGTTTCTCAGCTGTGGATCTTAGCTTCTTACCAGATGAGCtctcccaagaaaataaagaccagACTGTCATTAGGAGCAAgcatgaaattgaagaaaactgtaaaactcaaAGTCGGCAAACTACGTTGCCCTTACCCAGCCAACTGGACACTGGCCTGGCCTTAAACAGCAGCAGTGAGTCAAGTTCCCATTCACATCTGCACCCTGCTGATGGTAACTCAGCCCAGCCCTCTCCTGAGAAACCACACTCCTTGCCTCTGGCGTCCATAACTCCTATGACACCAATGGCCCCTATTTCAGAATGTTCTGGAATTGTGCCTCAACTACA GAACATAGTTTCCACTGTAAACTTGGCCTGTAAATTGGATCTGAAGAAAATAGCTTTGCATGCAAAAAATGCAGAATATAACCCAAAG AGGTTTGCAGCTGTCATAATGAGGATCCGAGAGCCCAGGACTACAGCCCTCATATTTAGCTCTGGGAAAATGGTCTGCACAGGAGCCAAAAG CGAAGAGCAGTCTCGACTTGCAGCGAGAAAATACGCTCGTGTGGTGCAGAAGCTGGGCTTTCCTGCCAGATTCCTCGATTTTACAATTCAAAACATGGTTGCAAGCTGTGATGTGAGATTTCCTATCAGTCTGGAAGGTTTGGTGTTAACCCATCAGCAGTTCAGTAG TTATGAACCTGAACTGTTTCCTGGCCTTATTTATAGAATGGTGAAACCACGAATTGTGTTGCTTATCTTTGTATCTGGAAAAGTTGTGTTGACAG